Proteins from a single region of Dyadobacter fanqingshengii:
- a CDS encoding SusC/RagA family TonB-linked outer membrane protein, whose product MGISKPERDRGLSRYFFSLFLTFIVTAAAFAQDVTVKGKVNDEQSQGLPGVSVVVKGTSTGTVTDLEGNYTVNAPGTSTLVFSFIGYITQEIPLGNKTSLDVKLLTDTKALEEVVVVGYGTAKKATLTGSVTAVKGGELAKAPATNLSNTLSGRLPGVSAVQGSGEPGYDGSAIRIRGTNSLGNSNALIVVDGVPNRSGGLDRLNPADIESVSVLKDAAAAIYGSRAGNGVILITTKRGKTGKPQLSYDFNMGMAQPTRTPTMSNATQYATIRNELQIYDNLAVGEWDGALQGFNTNGAYTRKDNGNVLNAVFTPDDIQKFTDGSDPLIHPNTDWYDSVIRNWSPQQRHNLQLTGGSENIKYLASLGHINQEGNYVNSATGYKQYDMRINLDTKINKYVSANLGLTLREEFRRFPNGGGAGDIFRMLMRGKPTEIAIWPDGRPGPDIENGQNPAVITTNTTGYNHDKRDYIQTNGSIEILIPGVEGLKVNAMAAIDKQIRRQKSFQKPWTLYFWDKKTYEADGTSPFLTGTVRSTFSDPRLTETSSQELSIQLTGQVSYEKSVGSHNFNVMAGIQREKVDADGFFAYRRYFISPVVDQLFAGGTPEQNIGNSGTATVNGQTINNTDLFSRARLSYFGRAGYNFKEKYLAEFLWRVDGSYVFPQDGRFGFFPGVSAGWRISEEDFWKGNINFMNNVKIRGSWGQMGAEPYLLGTETLAEYQYLSTMGFGSYVINDQVAKTLLESRVANKAFTWEVANNMNFGIEGTLFRDKVAFEFDYFVNNRSNILIPKTGSTPSSAGIDGKLPPQNLGKLQNKGWEFKVSYDGSADNFTYSVSVNGGYAKNQIKYWDETPGAPAYQQTTGMPYNSFLAYQYDGVFRDQGEVDSNPLDYSGITGSIRPGDMKFKDVNNDGRITADDKVRSEKTNRPQFTGGAAINLGYKAFDLSILFQGALGGLQYIGQTESGDIGNYLQYAYDNRWTIDNPSSTEPRLANRNNTYYTNFDNAGANTYFLRSNNYLRLKNIELGYNLPSEIGSKIGLGNLRVYVNGLNLFTFDKIKIWDPESTSSNGQYYPQSRVLNAGVRVTF is encoded by the coding sequence ATGGGGATTTCTAAACCTGAAAGAGACCGGGGCCTAAGCCGGTACTTTTTTTCCCTTTTTCTGACATTCATCGTCACGGCCGCTGCATTTGCTCAGGATGTTACGGTAAAGGGAAAAGTCAATGATGAGCAGTCGCAGGGGCTTCCCGGCGTTAGCGTTGTGGTGAAAGGTACATCTACGGGTACCGTCACGGATTTGGAGGGGAATTACACGGTTAATGCGCCTGGAACGAGTACATTGGTGTTTTCATTTATTGGTTACATTACCCAGGAAATTCCTTTGGGTAACAAAACCAGCCTGGATGTGAAATTGCTTACCGACACGAAGGCTTTGGAAGAAGTTGTGGTTGTAGGTTATGGTACAGCGAAAAAAGCAACATTAACAGGTTCGGTTACAGCGGTTAAAGGTGGCGAGCTTGCAAAAGCGCCCGCAACCAACCTTTCCAACACTTTGAGCGGACGGTTACCTGGTGTTTCGGCTGTGCAAGGCAGTGGGGAGCCGGGATACGATGGTTCTGCCATCCGTATTCGTGGAACCAACTCGCTGGGTAACAGTAATGCATTGATCGTTGTGGATGGTGTTCCTAACCGGAGTGGTGGTTTGGACCGTTTGAATCCTGCTGACATTGAAAGCGTATCCGTATTGAAAGATGCGGCTGCTGCGATCTATGGTTCACGTGCGGGTAATGGAGTTATTTTGATTACCACAAAACGTGGTAAAACCGGAAAACCTCAGTTGTCGTATGACTTCAACATGGGTATGGCTCAGCCGACCCGTACGCCAACGATGTCAAATGCAACACAATACGCTACAATCCGTAACGAATTGCAGATTTATGACAACCTTGCAGTTGGTGAATGGGATGGTGCGCTTCAAGGTTTCAACACCAACGGCGCTTACACAAGAAAAGACAACGGAAACGTTTTGAATGCGGTTTTCACACCAGATGACATTCAGAAATTTACCGATGGATCGGATCCTTTGATCCACCCCAATACAGACTGGTATGACAGCGTGATCCGTAACTGGTCGCCGCAGCAACGTCATAATTTGCAGTTAACTGGTGGTAGCGAGAACATTAAATATCTTGCATCGCTTGGACACATTAACCAGGAAGGTAACTATGTGAATTCTGCAACGGGTTACAAACAATATGATATGCGTATCAATCTCGATACAAAAATCAACAAGTATGTAAGTGCAAACCTGGGCTTGACGCTTCGTGAAGAGTTCCGTCGCTTTCCAAATGGTGGTGGCGCAGGAGATATTTTCCGTATGTTAATGCGTGGAAAACCAACTGAAATTGCGATCTGGCCTGACGGACGACCTGGTCCTGATATCGAAAATGGTCAGAACCCGGCGGTTATCACAACAAATACAACGGGTTATAACCACGATAAACGCGACTACATTCAAACAAATGGATCCATTGAAATCCTTATTCCGGGTGTAGAAGGTTTGAAAGTAAATGCAATGGCTGCGATCGATAAGCAGATCCGTCGTCAGAAATCTTTCCAGAAACCATGGACGCTTTATTTTTGGGATAAAAAAACCTACGAAGCGGATGGAACTTCTCCATTCCTTACAGGAACTGTTCGCTCTACATTCAGTGATCCACGTTTGACTGAAACTTCTTCTCAGGAATTATCTATTCAGTTGACAGGCCAGGTTTCTTACGAGAAATCGGTTGGCTCACACAATTTCAATGTGATGGCTGGTATTCAGCGTGAAAAAGTAGATGCGGATGGATTTTTTGCTTACCGTCGCTACTTTATCTCACCAGTTGTAGATCAGCTTTTTGCGGGTGGAACGCCAGAGCAAAACATTGGTAACTCAGGAACTGCAACGGTTAATGGTCAGACGATCAATAACACAGATCTGTTCAGCAGAGCCCGTTTGAGCTATTTTGGTAGAGCAGGGTATAACTTCAAGGAAAAATATCTTGCTGAGTTCCTGTGGCGTGTAGATGGTTCTTATGTATTCCCGCAAGATGGCCGTTTCGGTTTCTTCCCTGGGGTTTCAGCGGGTTGGAGAATTTCAGAAGAAGATTTCTGGAAAGGCAATATCAATTTCATGAACAATGTTAAAATTCGCGGTTCGTGGGGTCAAATGGGTGCTGAGCCTTACTTGCTCGGAACAGAAACACTTGCTGAATACCAATATTTGTCTACTATGGGTTTTGGCTCTTACGTGATCAACGACCAGGTTGCTAAAACACTTCTTGAATCGCGCGTTGCCAACAAGGCGTTTACCTGGGAGGTTGCGAATAACATGAACTTCGGTATCGAGGGTACATTGTTCCGTGATAAAGTGGCTTTCGAATTTGATTATTTTGTAAACAATCGCTCGAATATCCTGATCCCAAAAACTGGCTCAACGCCTTCAAGTGCCGGTATTGATGGAAAACTTCCTCCTCAAAACCTAGGTAAACTGCAAAATAAGGGATGGGAATTTAAAGTGAGTTACGATGGCAGCGCAGACAATTTCACTTACTCAGTGAGCGTGAATGGTGGTTATGCCAAAAACCAGATCAAATACTGGGATGAAACACCGGGTGCGCCTGCTTACCAGCAGACTACCGGAATGCCATATAATTCATTCCTGGCTTACCAATACGACGGTGTGTTCCGCGATCAGGGAGAAGTTGACTCCAATCCATTGGATTACAGCGGTATCACTGGTTCAATCCGTCCGGGTGACATGAAGTTCAAAGACGTGAACAATGATGGAAGAATTACTGCCGATGACAAAGTGAGATCCGAAAAAACAAACCGTCCGCAATTTACAGGCGGTGCAGCGATCAACCTGGGTTACAAAGCATTTGACCTTTCAATCCTGTTCCAGGGAGCATTGGGCGGGTTGCAATATATCGGACAAACTGAATCCGGTGACATTGGTAACTACCTGCAATATGCTTACGATAACCGTTGGACTATCGACAATCCAAGTTCAACAGAGCCAAGGCTTGCAAACAGAAATAACACTTATTATACCAATTTTGATAATGCTGGTGCCAACACTTACTTCTTGAGAAGCAACAATTATTTGCGTCTTAAAAACATCGAGCTTGGCTACAACCTGCCTTCTGAAATAGGAAGCAAAATCGGTTTGGGTAATTTGAGGGTGTATGTAAATGGACTTAACCTGTTCACATTCGATAAGATCAAAATCTGGGATCCGGAATCGACCAGCTCAAACGGACAATACTATCCGCAGTCGCGAGTACTTAATGCAGGTGTACGTGTAACTTTTTAA
- a CDS encoding RagB/SusD family nutrient uptake outer membrane protein translates to MKLNYKHWIFLAALGPIGLVSCDTEFLDVTPPTEIPSEEVWKEGPLAEGFVTGIYAGLQQGGFSEQMLASLTDEAVFTHTGRNINTVNEGSLSPSNLGWVDDTYGWGPMYTRIRATNLAIANLKTATFTDETLKARLMGESYFLRGYYYQQLVRYYGSAPIITKVYNLNEDYSVPRNTYEECVTRIVTDLDSAALLLKGKTLVKGRATEAAALALKSRVLLYAASDLHDIPTAKAKSAVIAAYPNPEFLGYVSGDRKARWTAAQAAAKAALTATDGGYKLNLTAPVTAAQGKTNYISIAMGGASGDKTLDASAANEIIFGRFFTPSLSEGARQMGLNNGPNGYHNWAGNTPIGLLVDDYELMDGTRFSWTNPTHKAAPYTNRDPRFYATVMYDGANWKPRPSDAKDPANQIQTGAYDLLDDKGALINRKGLDTRSSSIEDWNGSRTGYYMRKFIDPNPALYDNTDRQDIPWPFLRTTEVVFNYVEASIEVGQEAEALLWLNRIRFRAGMPALKVTGAALKEAYRHEKRIEMAYEEQRYHDARRWMIAKETLGRPLEYINVLGKFKAGKSMREPYHYDTDIYTYTYTPVVEKSHENRTWVDKMYFRPFSRDEINRNAKLVQNPGYDK, encoded by the coding sequence ATGAAACTGAATTATAAACATTGGATATTTTTAGCAGCACTGGGCCCGATCGGGCTGGTGTCTTGCGACACGGAATTTTTGGACGTAACGCCTCCAACTGAAATTCCGTCAGAAGAAGTTTGGAAAGAAGGTCCTTTGGCCGAAGGCTTTGTGACGGGAATTTACGCTGGTCTTCAGCAAGGCGGTTTCAGTGAGCAAATGCTTGCTTCCCTTACAGATGAAGCAGTATTTACCCATACAGGCCGGAACATTAATACGGTGAATGAAGGAAGTTTAAGTCCTTCCAACCTAGGCTGGGTAGATGATACTTACGGCTGGGGACCCATGTATACGCGGATCCGGGCAACCAACCTGGCTATTGCGAATCTTAAGACGGCAACTTTCACCGACGAAACTTTGAAAGCGCGTCTGATGGGGGAATCTTACTTTTTGCGCGGTTATTACTATCAGCAACTTGTTCGGTACTACGGTTCTGCCCCGATTATCACGAAGGTTTATAACCTGAATGAAGATTACTCCGTGCCTCGTAACACTTACGAGGAATGCGTGACCCGTATCGTAACTGACCTTGACAGCGCTGCGCTATTGTTAAAAGGCAAAACACTTGTGAAAGGCCGTGCGACTGAAGCCGCTGCATTGGCTTTGAAATCGAGGGTGTTGCTATATGCTGCCAGCGATCTGCATGATATACCAACTGCGAAAGCCAAATCGGCTGTGATTGCTGCGTACCCTAATCCGGAATTCCTGGGTTATGTTTCCGGTGACAGAAAAGCGCGCTGGACTGCTGCACAAGCTGCTGCAAAAGCTGCACTGACCGCAACGGATGGTGGTTATAAGCTTAACCTGACTGCTCCGGTAACTGCCGCGCAAGGAAAGACTAATTACATTTCAATTGCAATGGGCGGAGCCAGTGGTGATAAAACCCTAGATGCTTCGGCTGCGAATGAGATCATTTTCGGACGATTTTTTACGCCTAGCCTTAGCGAAGGCGCCCGTCAGATGGGATTGAACAACGGGCCTAACGGTTATCACAACTGGGCCGGAAACACGCCGATCGGTCTTTTGGTGGATGATTATGAATTGATGGACGGAACCCGTTTCTCTTGGACCAATCCTACGCACAAAGCGGCACCGTACACGAACCGCGATCCACGTTTTTACGCCACCGTAATGTATGACGGTGCAAACTGGAAGCCACGTCCTTCGGATGCAAAAGATCCTGCAAATCAGATCCAGACAGGCGCTTATGACCTTTTGGATGACAAAGGAGCATTGATCAACCGCAAGGGATTGGATACACGCAGCAGCTCAATTGAAGACTGGAATGGTAGCCGCACAGGTTATTATATGCGTAAATTCATTGATCCAAACCCTGCATTGTACGACAATACAGACCGTCAGGACATTCCCTGGCCGTTCCTTCGCACAACCGAAGTTGTGTTCAACTATGTTGAAGCGAGCATTGAGGTTGGTCAGGAAGCAGAAGCATTGTTATGGCTGAACAGGATTCGTTTCCGTGCGGGTATGCCTGCATTGAAAGTGACTGGCGCGGCTTTGAAAGAAGCTTACCGCCACGAAAAACGCATTGAAATGGCTTACGAAGAACAACGTTACCATGATGCACGTCGCTGGATGATCGCCAAAGAAACATTGGGCCGTCCATTGGAGTATATCAATGTGTTGGGCAAATTCAAGGCTGGTAAGTCTATGAGAGAGCCATATCATTACGATACAGACATTTATACTTACACCTATACGCCGGTTGTCGAGAAATCGCACGAAAACCGGACGTGGGTTGATAAGATGTATTTCCGTCCTTTCAGCCGTGACGAGATCAACCGTAACGCGAAACTGGTTCAAAACCCGGGTTACGATAAGTAA
- a CDS encoding xanthine dehydrogenase family protein molybdopterin-binding subunit has product MKTQYIGKPVSRVDGLAKVTGTAKYSADFKVEGTLYGYIVSSSIAKGKMISIDTSQAMAQKGVLQVFTHENVSGLPWFSIKYKDMDAPTGSPFRPLHDDKIVYSGQPVALVIAETFELARYASSLIEIAYQEEAFTTDLIKNLGKSYKAPSGKIGFVQPKSRGDAEDAYEQAEFKMSSSYQHGAEHHNPMELFSTTAIWENGKLTVYDKTQGVSNCQFYIGNVFGLAYKDVRIISPYVGGAFGSGLRPQYQLFMAVLAALELKRPVKVGLTRQQMFTFGHRPVTTQNVALSASADGTLESIKHEAFSETSRFENYTEIIVNWSGTMYNCDHVKLKYDLVGLDMYTPVDMRAPGAVTGAHAMESAMDELAYELKMDPLIFRLKNYADEDQTEGKPFSSKELIACYREGAEKFGWTKRNVEPRSMREGNQLIGWGVATAAWDAFQMPSRAKALLSIDGKLVISSGTSDIGTGTYTIMTQIAAESLGLKIDDVTFKLGDTNMPIAPLEGGSWTAASVGSAVKGVCEDVKKKLTKMAVKTEGSPFYRADKHDLSFDSGYISDVNDSSRNISIVNLMRLAGVNSIEETSTSGPNPLNKMKYTFNSHAAVFAEVKVDEDLGIVRVTRVVCAVAAGKILNPKTARSQILGGVVWGISKALKEESKMDHQYGRFMNHNLSEYHVPVNKDINDIEVIFVEEKDDIVNPLGVKGVGEIGIIGVAGAIANAVFHATGVRVRNLPITMDKVLQIAEDDKNQVAV; this is encoded by the coding sequence ATGAAAACGCAATATATAGGGAAGCCCGTTAGCCGGGTGGATGGATTGGCTAAGGTTACCGGGACTGCGAAATACTCCGCTGATTTCAAAGTCGAGGGCACGCTTTACGGCTACATTGTGTCGAGCAGCATTGCAAAAGGTAAGATGATAAGCATTGACACATCGCAAGCCATGGCGCAGAAAGGCGTTTTGCAGGTGTTTACGCATGAAAATGTGTCGGGTTTGCCTTGGTTTAGCATTAAATACAAGGATATGGATGCGCCAACGGGTTCGCCATTCCGGCCTTTGCATGATGACAAGATCGTTTACAGCGGCCAGCCGGTTGCGTTGGTCATAGCCGAAACTTTTGAACTGGCCAGATATGCGTCCTCGCTCATTGAAATTGCATATCAGGAAGAAGCTTTCACAACGGATCTGATTAAAAACTTAGGTAAATCATATAAAGCACCTTCGGGTAAAATCGGTTTTGTGCAGCCAAAGTCGCGTGGTGATGCGGAAGATGCCTACGAGCAGGCGGAATTCAAAATGTCCAGCTCCTACCAGCACGGCGCGGAGCATCACAACCCCATGGAGCTGTTTTCTACAACGGCCATCTGGGAGAACGGAAAGCTCACAGTTTATGATAAAACGCAGGGTGTTTCCAATTGCCAGTTTTACATTGGTAACGTGTTTGGACTTGCCTACAAGGATGTGCGGATCATTTCTCCGTATGTTGGCGGCGCTTTCGGTTCGGGATTAAGACCTCAATATCAACTTTTTATGGCTGTACTCGCAGCCTTGGAATTGAAAAGGCCCGTAAAGGTGGGATTAACCAGGCAGCAGATGTTCACCTTCGGGCACAGGCCTGTTACCACGCAGAACGTTGCGCTGAGTGCTTCTGCGGACGGCACATTGGAATCCATTAAACATGAGGCGTTCTCTGAGACTTCGCGTTTTGAAAATTATACCGAAATCATCGTTAACTGGTCCGGGACCATGTATAATTGTGATCATGTAAAACTGAAATATGACCTTGTAGGCCTGGATATGTACACACCTGTGGATATGCGTGCGCCGGGGGCCGTTACGGGTGCGCATGCGATGGAAAGTGCGATGGACGAGCTGGCTTATGAGCTAAAAATGGATCCGCTGATTTTCAGATTGAAGAATTATGCGGATGAGGATCAAACGGAAGGCAAGCCGTTTTCGAGTAAAGAACTGATTGCATGCTATCGCGAAGGTGCGGAAAAATTTGGCTGGACCAAACGGAATGTTGAACCCCGATCCATGCGGGAAGGCAATCAGCTCATTGGGTGGGGCGTTGCTACGGCTGCCTGGGATGCCTTTCAGATGCCGTCCAGGGCAAAAGCACTGCTGTCCATTGATGGAAAGTTGGTTATAAGTAGCGGAACCTCCGACATTGGAACGGGCACTTACACCATTATGACACAGATTGCAGCAGAAAGTCTGGGATTAAAGATTGATGATGTCACATTCAAATTAGGTGATACAAATATGCCCATTGCGCCCTTGGAAGGCGGTTCGTGGACTGCCGCTTCGGTAGGCTCTGCGGTGAAAGGTGTTTGCGAAGATGTGAAAAAGAAACTGACTAAAATGGCGGTCAAAACCGAAGGTTCACCATTTTATCGTGCGGACAAACACGATCTCTCTTTTGATTCGGGTTACATTTCGGATGTAAACGACAGTTCTAGAAACATTTCAATTGTCAATCTGATGCGACTGGCGGGTGTGAATAGTATTGAGGAAACATCCACCAGCGGACCAAATCCGCTCAATAAAATGAAATACACATTCAATTCCCACGCGGCAGTTTTCGCGGAGGTAAAAGTGGATGAAGATCTGGGTATTGTGCGTGTGACGCGCGTGGTCTGCGCGGTGGCGGCAGGGAAGATTTTGAACCCAAAAACAGCCAGAAGTCAGATTTTAGGTGGAGTTGTGTGGGGAATCAGTAAAGCGTTGAAAGAAGAAAGCAAAATGGACCATCAATATGGACGGTTCATGAACCACAATTTATCCGAATATCATGTGCCTGTGAATAAGGATATTAATGATATTGAGGTGATTTTTGTGGAGGAAAAAGATGATATCGTGAACCCGTTGGGCGTGAAAGGCGTCGGTGAGATCGGGATAATTGGTGTGGCGGGTGCTATTGCCAATGCTGTTTTTCACGCAACGGGCGTACGCGTGCGAAATTTGCCGATCACGATGGATAAAGTGCTTCAAATTGCCGAAGATGACAAGAACCAGGTTGCGGTTTAA
- a CDS encoding aldo/keto reductase: protein MEHFISRRDIIKSMGVSGCAMLLNPLLSHAKTNQKMMLQRAIPASGEKIPVIGLGSWQQFDVGQTAAERTPLKEVLKKMEELGGKLIDASPMYGRSEEVIGELTTELKNNDRFFFATKVWTTGKQEGIDQMNDSFKKMGRKKMDLMQVHNLQDWQTHLKTLKDWKAQGKVKYIGVTHYTDSAHSRLEQIVKSKEIDFVQFNYSIRSRNADKSLLNAAKDSGVAVIINEPFEQGALFRAVKGKELPAFAADYGISSWAQYFLKYIISHEAVTCAIPGTSDVKHLVDNLGAGLGKLPDAAGRKKMVEWIDKI from the coding sequence ATGGAACATTTTATTTCCCGTCGTGATATTATCAAAAGTATGGGTGTCTCCGGCTGTGCAATGCTGCTGAACCCATTGTTGTCCCATGCAAAAACCAATCAGAAAATGATGTTACAAAGGGCCATTCCGGCAAGTGGAGAAAAAATCCCGGTTATAGGGCTTGGTTCCTGGCAACAATTTGACGTAGGCCAGACTGCGGCGGAAAGGACTCCATTAAAAGAAGTTTTGAAAAAAATGGAGGAGTTGGGCGGCAAGCTCATTGACGCCTCGCCCATGTATGGCAGGTCGGAAGAAGTGATTGGAGAACTGACAACAGAACTGAAAAACAATGACCGGTTTTTCTTCGCGACGAAAGTCTGGACAACAGGAAAGCAGGAGGGGATTGATCAGATGAATGATTCATTCAAAAAAATGGGCCGTAAAAAGATGGATCTGATGCAAGTCCACAATTTGCAGGATTGGCAAACCCACCTTAAAACATTAAAAGACTGGAAAGCGCAGGGTAAAGTAAAATACATTGGTGTCACACATTACACAGATTCCGCACATTCGCGCCTGGAACAGATTGTGAAATCAAAAGAAATTGATTTTGTTCAGTTCAACTATTCGATCCGGTCACGCAATGCAGATAAGAGTTTGCTGAATGCGGCGAAAGACAGTGGCGTGGCGGTGATCATCAACGAGCCGTTTGAGCAGGGCGCATTATTCAGAGCTGTGAAAGGCAAGGAACTTCCGGCTTTTGCAGCCGACTATGGCATTAGCAGTTGGGCCCAGTATTTTTTGAAATACATTATAAGCCACGAAGCTGTCACTTGCGCCATTCCGGGAACATCGGATGTAAAACATTTGGTCGATAATCTGGGCGCTGGCCTGGGCAAACTTCCGGATGCAGCCGGGCGCAAAAAAATGGTTGAATGGATAGACAAAATTTAG
- a CDS encoding SDR family NAD(P)-dependent oxidoreductase, protein MSVSDLPGIKLFDLSGKVAVITGGSKGLGLAMAAGLASAGANIVLVNRNALDGEKSAAELRAFGTQVTSFAADITSVDQTEAMVRFVVETFGKIDILINSAGINIRGPIDQLSPADFNQVMEVNVNGTWLASRAVTPLMKQQRSGKIINLASTLGLVGLANRTPYTASKGAVVQMTRALAMELAPFNINVNAICPGPFLTEMNIPIADSDEARDIIIGATALQRWANLQEIQGAAIFLSSEASSYMVGSILTVDGGWTAH, encoded by the coding sequence ATGTCGGTCTCCGATTTACCGGGAATAAAGCTTTTTGATTTATCTGGCAAGGTAGCCGTCATAACCGGTGGCTCTAAGGGCCTAGGACTTGCCATGGCTGCCGGACTTGCCTCGGCCGGGGCGAACATTGTGCTGGTAAATCGCAATGCACTCGATGGCGAGAAAAGCGCCGCGGAATTACGCGCATTCGGAACACAGGTTACTTCTTTTGCAGCAGACATCACGAGCGTCGATCAGACTGAGGCCATGGTAAGATTTGTGGTTGAGACTTTTGGAAAAATCGATATCCTGATCAACAGCGCGGGGATCAATATACGCGGCCCGATCGACCAGCTTTCTCCTGCGGATTTCAATCAGGTTATGGAAGTGAATGTTAATGGCACGTGGCTGGCTTCACGGGCCGTAACCCCTCTTATGAAGCAGCAACGAAGCGGCAAAATCATTAACCTAGCCAGCACGCTCGGACTCGTTGGCCTTGCAAACAGAACGCCTTACACGGCTAGCAAGGGCGCGGTCGTGCAAATGACGCGCGCGTTAGCCATGGAACTGGCGCCTTTCAATATTAACGTCAACGCAATCTGCCCGGGCCCATTTCTCACCGAAATGAACATTCCCATCGCCGATAGCGACGAAGCCCGCGACATCATCATCGGCGCCACAGCCCTGCAGCGCTGGGCCAATCTCCAAGAAATCCAGGGTGCCGCCATATTCCTATCCAGCGAAGCATCCAGCTACATGGTCGGCTCCATCCTTACCGTCGACGGCGGCTGGACAGCGCATTGA
- a CDS encoding alpha/beta hydrolase translates to MKQVICTFFLAMHTLSAFAQTGKVMDNLSVPSKLLKSERKYAIYLPPDYATSERSYPVLYLLHGAGDDHTGWVQFGEVLNITDKAIREGTATPMIIVMPDADTGRRGYFNDVKGDWNYEDFFFQELMPHVEKKFRIKANKRFRAVAGLSMGGGGTYMYALHHPELFSSACPLSASAGPITVEDAKKNLVRNNPDIQDSTVTNYYNRHSALALINNIKDDQKKAIRWYIDCGDDDFLYEGNSLVHIAMKKKEIPHEFRIREGAHNWTYWRESLPKVLEFVSQAFHQY, encoded by the coding sequence ATGAAGCAGGTAATCTGTACTTTTTTTCTGGCTATGCATACGCTTTCGGCCTTTGCGCAAACGGGCAAGGTGATGGATAATTTATCAGTCCCCAGCAAGCTGCTGAAATCGGAAAGAAAATACGCGATTTACCTGCCGCCCGATTATGCGACTTCAGAAAGAAGCTATCCTGTCCTTTATTTGCTGCACGGCGCTGGCGATGATCATACCGGCTGGGTTCAGTTTGGAGAAGTCCTCAACATTACCGACAAAGCCATACGCGAAGGCACAGCCACGCCGATGATCATTGTCATGCCGGATGCGGACACGGGCAGACGAGGTTATTTTAATGATGTAAAGGGTGACTGGAATTATGAAGATTTCTTTTTCCAGGAACTCATGCCGCATGTGGAAAAAAAGTTTCGTATCAAAGCCAACAAGCGTTTCCGGGCAGTTGCAGGACTTTCGATGGGTGGCGGCGGCACTTACATGTACGCGCTGCATCACCCCGAGCTGTTTTCGTCTGCTTGTCCGTTAAGCGCATCTGCCGGGCCTATCACTGTTGAAGACGCTAAAAAGAATCTGGTTCGCAACAATCCCGACATTCAGGATTCGACGGTTACCAATTACTACAATCGGCACAGCGCATTGGCGTTGATCAATAATATTAAAGACGATCAGAAAAAGGCAATTCGCTGGTATATTGACTGTGGAGACGATGATTTTCTTTATGAAGGAAACAGTCTGGTGCACATTGCCATGAAAAAGAAAGAGATTCCGCATGAGTTCAGGATCCGCGAGGGCGCGCATAACTGGACTTACTGGCGTGAATCGCTTCCAAAAGTGCTTGAATTCGTATCGCAAGCTTTTCATCAGTATTAA